The following are from one region of the bacterium genome:
- a CDS encoding dienelactone hydrolase family protein: MLRYRMPLHSMILILTLALAGCAGDGANVDLDDAAKASRPFSIKSGEISYSSSVGTHNAYLCRPATSDPVPAIVVIHEWWGLNEHIKSEAERLARLGYVTLAVDLYNGRVATSPADAAALKGEVDDAAAVATMRGAVDFLAKLPQTKGQPIGCIGWCFGGTKSLQLAIAEPRIDACVLYYGTPITDPEELGRIQGRVLGIFGEADSHIPLKEVDALADGLALSGVPYRIETFPDVGHAFANPSNQGGYAPKAAEDARRISDEFLKETLR; this comes from the coding sequence ATGCTTCGATATCGCATGCCCCTGCACTCGATGATTCTGATTCTGACGCTGGCGCTGGCCGGATGTGCCGGCGACGGCGCAAACGTCGATCTGGACGACGCCGCGAAGGCGTCACGTCCGTTCTCCATCAAATCCGGTGAGATTTCTTACTCGTCGTCGGTCGGGACCCACAATGCGTATTTGTGCCGTCCGGCCACAAGCGACCCGGTGCCGGCGATCGTGGTGATTCACGAGTGGTGGGGCTTGAATGAGCACATCAAGTCGGAGGCGGAGCGGTTGGCGCGATTGGGCTACGTGACACTGGCGGTGGATCTGTACAACGGCCGGGTTGCGACCAGTCCGGCGGACGCGGCGGCGCTGAAGGGCGAGGTGGATGACGCGGCTGCCGTGGCAACAATGCGCGGCGCGGTGGATTTCCTGGCCAAGCTGCCCCAGACGAAGGGGCAGCCGATCGGCTGTATCGGGTGGTGCTTTGGCGGGACGAAGAGCCTGCAGTTGGCGATCGCGGAGCCGCGGATCGATGCGTGTGTGCTGTACTATGGGACGCCGATCACCGATCCGGAGGAACTGGGTCGGATCCAGGGCCGCGTGTTGGGGATTTTCGGCGAGGCGGACTCGCACATTCCGCTGAAAGAGGTCGACGCCCTGGCGGACGGTTTGGCTCTATCGGGTGTGCCCTATCGCATCGAGACTTTCCCGGATGTCGGCCACGCGTTTGCCAATCCTTCCAATCAAGGCGGCTATGCCCCGAAGGCGGCCGAGGACGCGCGGCGGATTTCCGACGAGTTCCTGAAAGAGACGCTGAGGTAG
- a CDS encoding succinate CoA transferase, giving the protein MIEKYAVLTPEEAAEQVHDGMTVAMSCFTAAGAVKVIPAAIAKRADAFHEDGKPFKINLITGASSGDSLDGSLAAADAIKFRCPYQSDAGERKKINNGEIDFFDLHLSHVPQYLEYGFLGDIDIAVVEATAVTPEGHVYLTTSQGASSTFLRKAKKVLIEVNRYHNPRLREMHDVYEPPPPPRRRALQIFHPLDKIGTPFCLIDPKKVIGVVETNLEDEAGTWKPFDDASANIGRHVVDFLVREQIAGRVPYGLLPLQAGVGNVANAVMATLGQDARIPPFYFYTEVAMDSMIDLIAEGKCLGASTCSLTVTKEKLRYVYDNFDTFADKIVIRPQVITNNPEAIRRLGVISMNTALEADIYGNVNSTNVCGSKMMNGIGGSGDFTRNAYISMFMTPSIAKGGAISAIVPFVSHVDHNEHSVQVLVTDQGLADLRGKTPRQRAELVIENCAHPDYRPLLREYLAGASKGHIPHDLRHAFDFHLRLMESGSMMPAKETAGV; this is encoded by the coding sequence ATGATTGAGAAGTATGCGGTCCTTACACCCGAGGAGGCCGCGGAACAAGTCCATGACGGCATGACGGTGGCCATGAGCTGCTTTACTGCCGCCGGCGCAGTAAAGGTCATCCCCGCAGCCATCGCAAAACGAGCTGACGCCTTTCACGAGGACGGCAAACCGTTCAAGATCAACTTGATCACCGGTGCGTCGAGTGGCGATAGCTTGGACGGTTCGCTTGCCGCGGCCGATGCGATCAAGTTCCGTTGCCCGTATCAGAGCGATGCCGGCGAGCGGAAGAAGATCAACAATGGCGAGATCGATTTCTTCGATCTCCATCTTTCCCACGTCCCGCAGTATTTGGAGTATGGCTTCCTGGGCGACATCGATATCGCTGTTGTGGAAGCCACGGCGGTTACCCCCGAAGGTCACGTTTATCTGACCACCTCCCAGGGGGCTTCGTCGACGTTTCTGCGCAAGGCGAAGAAGGTTCTGATCGAGGTGAATCGCTATCACAATCCGCGGTTGCGCGAGATGCACGATGTGTATGAGCCGCCGCCGCCGCCGCGTCGCCGCGCGCTGCAGATCTTCCATCCGCTCGACAAAATCGGCACACCGTTCTGTCTGATCGATCCGAAGAAGGTCATCGGCGTGGTCGAGACGAACCTGGAGGACGAGGCCGGTACATGGAAGCCGTTCGACGATGCCAGCGCGAACATCGGTCGGCACGTTGTGGACTTCCTGGTGCGCGAACAGATCGCGGGGCGTGTGCCGTACGGACTGCTGCCGTTGCAGGCGGGCGTCGGTAACGTCGCGAACGCCGTGATGGCAACGCTGGGCCAGGATGCGCGTATCCCGCCGTTCTACTTCTACACGGAAGTGGCGATGGATTCGATGATCGATCTGATCGCGGAGGGCAAGTGCCTCGGCGCGTCGACGTGTTCGCTGACCGTGACGAAGGAGAAGTTGCGCTACGTTTACGACAACTTCGATACGTTCGCGGACAAGATTGTAATTCGCCCGCAGGTGATCACGAATAACCCGGAGGCGATTCGTCGCCTGGGTGTGATTTCGATGAACACGGCGCTCGAGGCGGACATTTACGGCAACGTGAACTCGACGAACGTCTGTGGCAGCAAGATGATGAACGGCATCGGCGGGTCGGGTGACTTTACGCGTAACGCGTACATCTCGATGTTCATGACGCCGTCGATTGCAAAGGGTGGCGCGATCAGCGCGATCGTTCCGTTTGTAAGCCACGTTGATCACAACGAGCATTCGGTGCAGGTGCTGGTAACGGATCAAGGGCTCGCGGACTTGCGCGGAAAGACACCGCGCCAGCGTGCCGAACTGGTGATCGAGAACTGTGCGCACCCGGATTACCGTCCGTTGCTGCGCGAGTACCTGGCGGGCGCCTCGAAGGGGCACATCCCCCACGATCTGCGCCACGCGTTCGATTTCCACCTGCGCCTGATGGAAAGCGGCTCGATGATGCCGGCAAAGGAAACAGCCGGCGTGTGA
- a CDS encoding VCBS repeat-containing protein: protein MATGDFDGDGFLDIVSSETYWGDTGPEQMDYGIAIFLGREIGYPRPGISVPTRTASEIFSTADFNEDGLDDLLVSYGSSNTVSVFVGHESKFLDEGTSFTLHLYQQAPPCHAIGDINGDQHLDLVLGTSYVFSEYIDFVFGNGDGTFQEPISFPVPPSLNADLLVLGDFVEDGHLDMMIDGRSLFYGDGTGSFTWHADLSDRLELADCLAFDCNADGHLDFVQLVEDSPFRLRVHLGNGEGRFTLSQEVEIEDEPRRLAVGDVNNDGFPDLVCTTAIDTPQSSVAILLFLGNGDGSFKEGADLGIGDQTARLILEDIDGDKNTDLLHSSFWKTPRISFGNGDGTFMMALSSIPAGDRPGSAQSADLNRDGVPDVVVTSRALYPDTDVDATLTILLGNSDDSFSTPTTIIVGKQIAYVAIEDFNGDEILDLVASGHRSSTLNCYLGKGDGTFQESLPTDLMVQSEDIQTEDLNGDGIPDLVLCTSETKIEALLGEGDGTFTELLPLLTGGTDSLPGWIEDLNGDNIPDIAVPNVSEWRVYFGKGAGLFGVPTIYSGTFKPFSIAGGDLDGDGDKDLVVAGLRDQIFAPPTTYVYVNDGTGNFTLHATHVDLWSSPLQLLLRDVNGDARLDMIKYLHGPGFFAIYPGRGDATFEAPVVLPLEPGGVGFSTADFDSDGDPDLVFTTDDGLSILYNLTFGQTLPIVGWMAK from the coding sequence ATGGCGACTGGTGATTTCGATGGAGACGGATTCCTCGATATCGTTTCCTCCGAAACATACTGGGGCGATACGGGCCCAGAGCAGATGGACTATGGCATCGCGATCTTCCTCGGCAGAGAAATCGGTTATCCAAGACCCGGGATATCCGTCCCCACGCGAACCGCTTCGGAGATATTCAGTACTGCCGATTTTAACGAAGATGGTCTTGATGATCTCCTCGTCAGCTACGGCTCAAGCAATACTGTATCCGTTTTCGTCGGACACGAATCCAAGTTTCTCGACGAGGGCACATCATTCACGCTTCATCTCTACCAGCAGGCCCCACCATGTCACGCCATTGGCGACATCAATGGCGACCAACACCTCGATCTTGTATTGGGCACGTCGTATGTCTTTTCCGAGTACATCGATTTCGTGTTTGGGAATGGGGACGGAACATTTCAAGAGCCCATTTCCTTTCCTGTTCCGCCCTCTCTGAATGCCGATTTACTTGTACTTGGCGACTTTGTCGAGGACGGTCATCTCGACATGATGATTGATGGCAGGTCGCTATTCTACGGCGATGGGACCGGCTCATTCACATGGCATGCCGATCTGAGCGACCGATTGGAGCTAGCTGACTGCCTTGCGTTCGATTGCAATGCCGATGGCCATCTCGATTTCGTGCAACTGGTTGAGGATTCACCATTTCGACTCCGTGTACATTTGGGAAATGGCGAAGGGAGATTCACGCTCAGTCAGGAAGTAGAGATCGAGGACGAACCGAGGCGCCTCGCCGTCGGTGACGTCAACAACGACGGGTTCCCGGATCTTGTGTGTACTACTGCAATCGATACCCCTCAGAGCAGTGTCGCCATTCTGCTCTTCTTGGGGAATGGTGATGGCTCGTTCAAGGAAGGCGCCGACCTCGGTATTGGAGATCAAACGGCAAGGCTCATCCTTGAAGACATTGATGGAGACAAGAACACTGATCTGCTGCACTCCTCCTTTTGGAAAACTCCACGCATTTCATTCGGGAATGGTGATGGGACATTCATGATGGCCCTCTCCTCGATCCCGGCAGGCGACAGACCGGGATCTGCGCAAAGTGCGGATCTGAATCGCGATGGAGTTCCGGATGTCGTCGTGACAAGCCGGGCTCTCTACCCAGATACGGATGTAGACGCCACTCTGACGATCCTGCTCGGAAACTCTGACGATTCATTCTCGACGCCCACCACGATCATCGTTGGAAAACAGATCGCCTATGTCGCCATCGAGGACTTCAACGGCGATGAAATCCTCGATCTCGTGGCGAGCGGTCACCGCTCCTCCACGCTGAACTGCTATCTGGGAAAGGGCGATGGAACTTTCCAAGAATCGCTGCCGACCGACCTGATGGTCCAGTCTGAGGATATCCAAACTGAAGACCTGAACGGAGATGGAATCCCTGATCTTGTTCTCTGTACATCGGAGACCAAAATCGAGGCCCTTCTCGGAGAGGGAGACGGCACATTCACTGAACTACTACCACTCTTAACCGGCGGAACCGACTCGTTGCCCGGTTGGATCGAAGACTTGAATGGAGACAATATCCCAGACATTGCAGTCCCAAATGTCAGTGAATGGCGTGTATATTTCGGCAAGGGAGCCGGCCTTTTCGGGGTTCCAACCATCTACTCAGGGACGTTCAAGCCGTTCAGCATCGCCGGTGGTGACCTCGATGGAGATGGCGATAAAGACCTGGTCGTCGCGGGTTTACGCGATCAGATTTTTGCCCCCCCAACAACCTACGTCTATGTCAATGATGGAACGGGGAACTTCACACTTCATGCAACCCACGTGGATCTGTGGAGTAGCCCACTCCAACTCCTGCTGAGAGACGTGAACGGTGATGCCAGGCTCGATATGATCAAGTACTTGCATGGCCCTGGTTTTTTTGCCATCTATCCTGGCCGTGGAGATGCAACCTTCGAGGCCCCTGTGGTTCTTCCCCTTGAACCGGGAGGCGTCGGATTTTCCACCGCCGACTTCGACTCCGATGGCGACCCGGATCTCGTCTTCACCACTGATGACGGACTCTCCATCCTTTACAATCTCACCTTCGGCCAAACACTCCCAATCGTCGGCTGGATGGCCAAATAG
- a CDS encoding VCBS repeat-containing protein, whose protein sequence is MTQRQDDKVYVYPGQSSGFFRDPKILDLGSSQIETSCTADLNKDGMPDLVIGLIGSTSVLMFLADGLGGFHDPTSLQFTSLSSAVEKISVADMNGDGNQDLLLSALRLHILLGNGDGTFQESITTTIGSPSEYSVVSDFNNDGKIDFFYGSGYTQLVLGNGDGTLETHEAPVTSMAWIAGMETGDYDHDGNQDVAVVNMPSTGSPRELTILLGNGDGTFTVDSSYPLVGEALGLASEDFNRDGHLDFVCDRHISSDSDGIQVFLGEGDGTFEELPPLPISYTWHIHTTVGDLDGDGILDLIWTGYQNTAPVLFGNGDGTFMTEPRSIPSRDKATRLATGDFNNDGMSDIVSIAKKSSDTTTPGLSITFAQSDGAYSPATELVVGPSPREMEVVDINRDDNLDILWIDSEEDTFSVLLGAGDGTFTMALKEAVPEYPIDFACADLNEDPWLDVAILSINGHRMTIYFGAENELFEPETLFAPISYPKALAAGDLNGDAHTDLVLSSEWSTVRILLGDGQGGFTYSTIPADLASGEDIELTDFNGDGNLDILIVSAVSIAPSPLGLITVLLGNGNGTFQPGTNYSAEGGWASRASVGDLNEDEIPDVFLTLQGGSARFYAGNADGTLEPPSSLWVDLPGSTAATLLDFDDDGDLDVFVPLEKENSMALIENNIIQRAGPVPIGWMAK, encoded by the coding sequence GTGACGCAACGGCAGGATGATAAGGTCTACGTCTACCCCGGACAGTCCTCCGGATTCTTTCGCGATCCGAAGATTCTCGATCTTGGGTCTAGCCAAATCGAAACTTCATGCACGGCCGATTTGAACAAAGATGGCATGCCTGATCTTGTCATCGGATTAATCGGATCCACCTCCGTCCTCATGTTCCTTGCAGATGGCCTCGGGGGATTCCACGATCCTACGTCGCTCCAGTTCACTTCTTTGAGTTCGGCGGTCGAGAAGATCTCTGTAGCAGACATGAATGGCGACGGAAACCAAGACCTTCTGCTCTCCGCCCTCCGTTTGCACATCCTGCTCGGAAATGGCGACGGAACCTTTCAGGAGTCGATTACAACCACCATTGGTTCGCCGTCAGAGTATTCCGTCGTTTCCGACTTCAATAACGATGGGAAGATCGACTTCTTCTATGGCTCAGGCTATACACAGCTTGTTCTTGGAAACGGGGATGGCACACTTGAAACCCACGAAGCCCCTGTCACCTCGATGGCTTGGATTGCTGGAATGGAGACTGGAGATTATGATCACGATGGCAACCAGGATGTTGCCGTGGTCAACATGCCATCTACCGGCTCACCGAGAGAACTGACAATTCTACTAGGCAACGGTGACGGCACATTCACAGTGGACAGTTCTTATCCCCTGGTGGGCGAAGCCTTGGGACTGGCATCCGAGGACTTCAACCGGGACGGCCACCTGGACTTCGTCTGTGATCGTCACATCTCTTCTGACTCTGATGGTATCCAGGTTTTCTTGGGAGAGGGAGATGGTACATTTGAGGAATTACCCCCACTTCCAATCTCGTACACCTGGCATATTCATACCACAGTGGGAGACTTAGACGGGGATGGGATTCTCGATCTGATCTGGACGGGCTACCAAAATACCGCCCCGGTCCTTTTTGGAAATGGAGATGGAACATTCATGACCGAGCCGCGCAGCATCCCCTCCCGCGATAAAGCAACTCGGCTGGCGACCGGAGACTTCAACAATGACGGCATGTCTGATATCGTCTCGATAGCAAAGAAATCCTCCGATACCACAACGCCTGGACTCTCAATCACGTTCGCCCAGAGCGATGGAGCCTACTCTCCCGCGACAGAATTGGTCGTCGGACCAAGCCCCCGAGAGATGGAGGTCGTCGATATTAATCGTGATGATAACCTCGATATACTCTGGATCGATAGTGAAGAAGACACATTCTCCGTTCTGCTCGGGGCCGGCGACGGTACATTCACGATGGCGCTTAAGGAGGCGGTTCCAGAGTATCCCATCGATTTCGCCTGTGCCGATCTGAATGAAGATCCGTGGTTGGATGTCGCCATCCTCAGCATCAACGGCCACAGAATGACTATCTACTTTGGCGCAGAGAATGAACTCTTTGAACCAGAGACACTCTTTGCTCCGATATCCTATCCCAAGGCCCTTGCCGCCGGAGATCTCAATGGGGACGCCCATACAGATCTTGTACTCTCTTCCGAATGGTCCACGGTCCGGATTCTGCTCGGCGATGGGCAGGGTGGTTTTACCTACTCCACCATCCCTGCTGATCTTGCCAGTGGAGAGGATATCGAACTGACTGATTTCAACGGCGATGGGAATCTGGATATCTTGATCGTCAGTGCCGTGTCAATTGCTCCCAGCCCCCTCGGTCTCATAACCGTATTGCTCGGAAATGGCAATGGAACCTTCCAGCCAGGTACAAACTACTCGGCGGAAGGAGGTTGGGCAAGCCGCGCCTCGGTGGGTGATCTAAACGAAGATGAAATCCCCGACGTCTTTCTCACGCTTCAAGGTGGAAGCGCCCGCTTCTATGCCGGCAATGCCGATGGCACGCTCGAACCTCCATCTTCTCTCTGGGTCGATCTTCCCGGATCAACCGCCGCGACGCTTCTTGATTTCGATGACGATGGAGACCTTGACGTCTTCGTTCCATTGGAGAAGGAAAACTCAATGGCACTCATTGAAAACAACATCATCCAACGCGCAGGCCCAGTACCCATTGGCTGGATGGCTAAATAG
- a CDS encoding VCBS repeat-containing protein has translation MQTRPWNRVFVGIVAILASLAASVPADSPSSEGVFYDVNLHVLDGGIGGGSQTGVVGDFNEDGHLDMANSIKGTGKTLLSLGRGDGTFLTPGILHQGGVTYDLIAADLDGDRHLDIAVSEYETSGVLVLAGNGDGTFAKAKAFPCTASNRLAVGDLNSDGLPEIVAPNLILWNGGGLDFSRMSPISLAPSGFWNLEIVDMNRDGRADIVGLDTQQNSIHILLNLGDEQFAPVSDFPTDIRPYRFDLADMNEDGYLDAVVSDVGTPQIGLMFGDGTGALEDPLFVPISMPSPYAYTNDINNDGHPDMILSGINNLTMMIGTGGGNFEPESTYLGPDMIRGLLIGDFDGDSNADLALWRYGSSDIYIIRGSSDGTLQIPYMIPACREQIEESTIHRSGPAQVILEDVNGDGREDAITLSSGGIALMFLLRDSSGAFEEPILTNAIDGNWQGRCALAAANLNGDAFPDAMLWGDAEQSVAVAIGAGDGTFMVGQRIPVLANSANCSILSLDAADFDRNGTDDLVVGCGDGLEIYLSNGDGTLATTPTLKLEDADEFVAGELNGDHIFDLVASSSTTCTLTLHFGVGQGGFQDPRSLPMPFWGRDFVITDLNADQAPDLLLTNSTSDEFCVLLGQENGDFSAAVTYSFAGSGYPIWASFAPPVCADFNGDGFVDVAAISGGTNRLAVLPGRGDGIFGDAVHYFVGNTPTSLATGDLDNDGVADILATNSDSLGISILLSQRTAQLPIDGWMAK, from the coding sequence ATGCAGACACGGCCCTGGAATCGCGTATTCGTTGGAATAGTCGCCATTCTCGCTTCGTTGGCCGCTTCGGTGCCCGCCGATTCGCCTTCGTCCGAAGGCGTCTTCTACGACGTGAATCTGCACGTCCTTGACGGCGGCATCGGCGGCGGGTCGCAGACAGGCGTCGTCGGCGATTTCAACGAAGACGGCCATCTGGACATGGCCAATTCCATCAAAGGCACGGGGAAGACTCTTCTCAGCCTGGGCCGTGGCGACGGGACGTTCTTGACTCCCGGGATTCTGCACCAGGGTGGAGTGACCTACGATCTTATTGCGGCAGATCTGGATGGAGATCGTCACCTCGACATTGCCGTCTCCGAATATGAAACCAGCGGCGTCCTGGTGCTTGCTGGGAACGGCGATGGAACATTCGCCAAAGCGAAGGCCTTCCCCTGCACCGCCTCCAATCGATTGGCGGTTGGCGATCTCAACTCCGATGGTCTCCCCGAAATTGTGGCACCGAATCTTATTCTCTGGAACGGAGGAGGTCTAGACTTCTCGCGCATGAGTCCCATCTCGCTGGCTCCATCGGGATTCTGGAACCTCGAGATCGTGGACATGAATCGAGATGGCCGGGCCGATATCGTCGGGCTCGATACACAACAGAACTCCATTCACATCCTTCTAAACCTCGGCGATGAGCAGTTTGCGCCCGTCTCCGATTTCCCAACCGACATCCGCCCCTACCGATTCGACCTTGCAGATATGAACGAAGATGGCTACTTGGATGCCGTTGTTTCTGATGTCGGCACGCCCCAGATTGGCTTGATGTTCGGAGATGGGACAGGTGCATTGGAGGATCCGCTCTTTGTTCCGATCTCAATGCCGTCCCCATACGCGTACACGAACGACATCAACAACGACGGTCATCCCGACATGATCTTATCGGGAATCAATAATCTGACCATGATGATTGGGACCGGCGGTGGAAACTTCGAACCGGAATCAACGTACTTGGGACCCGATATGATTCGAGGCCTCCTTATTGGCGACTTCGATGGCGATTCGAACGCAGACCTCGCTCTGTGGAGATATGGCAGCTCCGACATCTACATTATCCGAGGCAGCAGCGATGGCACGCTCCAGATCCCGTACATGATCCCAGCCTGCCGCGAGCAGATCGAAGAAAGCACTATTCATCGATCCGGGCCGGCGCAGGTGATTCTCGAAGACGTGAACGGAGATGGCCGAGAGGACGCCATCACCCTGAGCAGCGGCGGAATTGCCCTGATGTTCCTGCTTCGTGACTCCAGTGGGGCCTTTGAAGAACCGATTCTCACCAACGCAATCGATGGAAACTGGCAAGGTCGTTGCGCCCTGGCGGCGGCAAATCTGAATGGCGATGCGTTTCCGGATGCGATGCTGTGGGGCGATGCGGAGCAGAGCGTCGCAGTTGCCATCGGCGCAGGCGATGGAACATTCATGGTCGGGCAGCGAATCCCTGTACTCGCCAACAGTGCGAATTGCTCGATCCTCTCGCTCGATGCGGCGGACTTCGATCGAAATGGCACCGACGACCTGGTGGTGGGGTGCGGAGATGGACTCGAGATCTATCTGAGCAACGGAGATGGAACCCTCGCCACAACGCCCACGCTGAAACTTGAGGACGCAGATGAATTCGTCGCCGGAGAGCTCAACGGAGACCACATCTTCGATCTCGTGGCATCGAGCTCCACAACCTGTACACTCACCCTCCACTTCGGAGTTGGACAGGGCGGATTTCAGGACCCCAGGTCACTACCAATGCCATTCTGGGGACGCGATTTTGTTATCACAGATCTCAACGCCGATCAAGCTCCGGACCTGCTGCTAACGAATTCGACATCGGATGAATTCTGCGTCCTTCTTGGGCAGGAAAATGGAGACTTCTCCGCTGCTGTCACTTATTCGTTCGCCGGTTCAGGGTACCCCATCTGGGCGAGCTTCGCCCCTCCTGTTTGTGCAGACTTCAACGGCGATGGGTTCGTCGACGTCGCGGCCATCTCTGGTGGCACAAACAGACTGGCGGTGCTTCCCGGTCGTGGAGATGGAATCTTCGGCGACGCCGTTCACTACTTCGTCGGAAACACCCCAACCAGCCTTGCCACTGGCGATCTCGACAATGATGGAGTCGCAGATATCCTCGCAACAAACAGCGATAGCCTTGGCATTTCCATCCTCCTGAGCCAAAGGACGGCACAACTCCCCATCGATGGGTGGATGGCGAAATAG
- a CDS encoding SH3 domain-containing protein, whose product MKRLRWSAAAIMAAALWATAPGPVAADEIVYAKTYETELREGTGLAGPVVVTVEQGTALTVLKKTRMRYLVRTPSGEKGWVSKLKISEDPPDADRGFGGLIRGTDGPEEMRTAASGRGLSENAENLAGGNGGLVDMAVINAVQQMEERAADITETEVDEFLREGGINS is encoded by the coding sequence ATGAAGAGATTGCGCTGGTCTGCCGCGGCGATTATGGCGGCCGCTCTGTGGGCGACTGCCCCGGGGCCGGTGGCGGCCGATGAAATCGTGTACGCGAAGACGTACGAGACGGAGTTGCGCGAGGGCACTGGGCTGGCCGGTCCGGTGGTTGTGACGGTGGAGCAGGGAACGGCTCTGACGGTGCTGAAGAAGACGCGCATGCGTTACCTGGTGCGCACGCCGTCGGGGGAAAAGGGCTGGGTTTCGAAGCTGAAGATCAGTGAGGATCCGCCGGATGCGGATCGCGGTTTCGGCGGCCTGATCCGCGGGACGGATGGGCCGGAGGAAATGCGCACGGCAGCGTCCGGACGCGGGCTGTCGGAGAATGCAGAGAACCTGGCGGGCGGAAACGGCGGCCTGGTCGATATGGCCGTGATCAATGCAGTGCAGCAGATGGAAGAGCGCGCCGCGGATATCACGGAGACCGAGGTGGATGAGTTCTTGCGCGAAGGAGGGATCAACTCATGA
- a CDS encoding M48 family metalloprotease, translated as MRWSDLIRFRAIAPAMLLVGVALWSAACSGEEFGSLVEASYVAYKASEGELTPEEEARARQLGQAAGSVHQAAQGINLETERSLGGGLAVRTFSQYGKPHPSEELQRYVNLVGRAVARQGGREDLPSSAYYFAVIDNPDPNAFAGPGGYIFVTSGALELMETEAELAGVLAHEVAHVNEKHLLKMYKRQQVLQAGQELAVALEEDMAQYTQAVDFFSTTVFDHGIDKGFEYDADLVGTEITAFTGYDPAGLRDFLKHLRATTTKQGGWFSTHPDTGARIGKLNAMLATELQGVDGVQQRERFQNTMGRTLHSR; from the coding sequence ATGAGGTGGAGTGACTTGATTCGTTTCCGTGCGATTGCGCCGGCGATGTTGCTGGTGGGTGTTGCGTTGTGGAGTGCGGCGTGTTCCGGCGAGGAGTTCGGTAGCCTGGTCGAGGCGAGCTATGTGGCGTACAAGGCGAGCGAAGGCGAGCTGACGCCGGAGGAAGAGGCGCGGGCTCGTCAGTTGGGTCAGGCAGCGGGCTCGGTGCACCAGGCGGCGCAGGGCATCAATCTGGAGACGGAGCGTTCGTTGGGTGGCGGTCTGGCCGTTCGCACATTCAGTCAGTACGGCAAGCCGCATCCGAGCGAAGAACTGCAGCGTTACGTGAACCTGGTTGGTCGCGCGGTGGCGCGTCAGGGTGGCCGCGAGGATTTGCCGTCGAGCGCTTACTACTTCGCGGTGATCGACAATCCGGATCCGAACGCGTTTGCCGGTCCGGGCGGGTATATTTTTGTGACGTCCGGTGCGCTGGAGCTGATGGAAACCGAGGCGGAACTGGCGGGCGTTCTGGCGCACGAGGTGGCGCACGTGAACGAGAAGCATCTGCTGAAGATGTATAAGCGCCAGCAGGTTCTGCAGGCGGGTCAGGAGCTGGCCGTTGCGCTGGAAGAAGACATGGCGCAGTACACGCAGGCGGTGGATTTCTTCTCTACAACGGTGTTCGATCACGGCATCGACAAGGGATTCGAGTACGACGCGGACCTCGTGGGGACGGAGATCACGGCATTCACCGGTTACGATCCGGCGGGGCTGCGCGATTTCCTGAAGCATCTGCGGGCGACGACGACCAAACAGGGCGGGTGGTTTTCGACGCATCCGGACACGGGTGCGCGCATCGGGAAGCTGAACGCGATGCTGGCGACGGAGCTGCAGGGCGTCGACGGTGTGCAGCAGCGCGAGCGCTTCCAAAACACAATGGGACGTACATTGCATAGCCGATGA
- a CDS encoding YdbL family protein encodes MRTLPKLLLGIVILGAVSFATTGCGGSLFNVDLFVVGEQTSLEKQVLGTYDSLGENLLIYSSVRGVSEDGSLKTPPPSTESQQATYMAMRNREYNRGDIEGILREGIAGEANDGLLALRDEEAGAVIADLTRDEVERVVDEENADRQTILDRLVQTTPGVDESSRGEVAWIFAGLNHDLAPDGSWVQSRDGEWVRK; translated from the coding sequence ATGAGAACCCTACCGAAACTCTTGCTTGGAATCGTGATCCTCGGAGCCGTGTCGTTTGCGACGACCGGTTGCGGGGGCAGCCTCTTCAATGTCGACCTGTTCGTGGTCGGCGAGCAAACGTCGCTGGAGAAACAGGTTCTCGGGACGTACGATTCGTTGGGCGAGAATCTGCTGATCTACAGCAGCGTGCGCGGCGTTTCGGAGGACGGTTCACTGAAGACGCCGCCGCCATCGACGGAAAGTCAGCAGGCGACGTACATGGCGATGCGTAATCGCGAGTACAACCGCGGCGACATCGAGGGGATCCTGCGCGAAGGCATTGCGGGCGAAGCGAATGACGGCTTGCTGGCGCTGCGTGATGAAGAAGCGGGGGCGGTCATTGCCGATCTGACGCGCGATGAAGTCGAGCGCGTCGTGGACGAAGAGAACGCCGATCGGCAGACGATTCTGGATCGCCTGGTGCAGACAACGCCGGGAGTGGATGAGTCGTCACGCGGCGAGGTCGCCTGGATCTTCGCCGGATTGAATCACGATCTGGCTCCGGACGGTTCGTGGGTGCAGTCCCGCGACGGGGAGTGGGTGAGAAAATGA